A single genomic interval of Perca fluviatilis chromosome 19, GENO_Pfluv_1.0, whole genome shotgun sequence harbors:
- the eif3s10 gene encoding eukaryotic translation initiation factor 3 subunit A isoform X1, giving the protein MPAYFQRPENALKRANEFLEVGKKQPALDVLYDVIKSKKHRTWQKIHEPIMLKYLELCVDLRKSHLAKEGLYQYKNICQQVNIKSLEDVVRAYLKLAEEKTETAKGESQQMVLDIEDLDNIQTPESVLLSAVSGEDTQDRTDRLLLTPWVKFLWESYRQCLDLLRNNSKVERLYHDIAQQAFKFCLQYTRKAEFRKLCDNLRMHLGQIQRHHNQSTAINLNNPESQSMHLETRLVQLDSAISMELWQEAFKAVEDIHGLFALSKKPPKPQLMANYYNKVSTVFWKSGNALFHACTLHRLYHLSREMRKNLTQDEMQRMSTRVLLATLSIPITPERTDIARLLDMDGIIVEKHRRLATLLGLQSPPTRQSLINDMVRFNLLQYVVPDIKELYNWIEVDFHPLKLCGRVTKVLNWVRDQAEKEADLQQYVPHLQSNTILRLLQQVAQIYQSIEFTRLASLVPFVDAFQLERSIVDAARHCDLQVRIDHSTRTLSFGSDLNYSTKEDAPVGPFLQNMPSEQIRNQLTAMSASLAKAIQVIRPASILQEREEQNQLAIAAYLKNARKDHQRILARRQTIEERKERLESLNIQREKEELEQREAEMQKVRKAEEERLRQEAKEREKERIMQEHEQIKKKTVRERLEQIKKTELGAKAFKDIDIEDLEELDPDFIMAKQVEQLEKEKKELQERLKNQEKKIDYFERAKRLEEIPLIKKAYEEQRIKDMELWELQEEERISNMKVEREKALEHKKRMFRMLEDKENFLSKITAARSFIYEEKLKAFQERLVEERKKRLEERKKQRKEDRRNAFYRQKEEDAQRIHEEQLKKEREDRERLEQEQREEEEREYQERLRKLEEQERKQRARQQEIEERERRREEEKRVPPEEKVKDWGENEKQIEKEEGGGGGGWRRRTEGGESEWRRSVPDKEWRQEGREDDKEEREREGPFRRGEGLRRGGDDRGGRRGFDDDRGPRRGGDDDRPLRRGMDEDRGPRRGFDDDRGPRRGGDDDRGPRRGFDDDRGPRRGFDDDRGSRRGTDDSWGPRRGGDDDRGGRRGMDDGPRRGGDDLKPWKPLGRPGKPAAIQLLISDRDNIGNGGWREREKAREDSWGPPRDASEERDDAEREGKSRDSLRDSRPVREENTWRRAGTEEGGSAWRDSRKEDTDRDDRRGGERRGGERRDDRELRPPPRDQDEGGWRRGGVEKLEEKPRSSDREPEPELDGEKGWRSDKDNPRRIKNETDDDGWTTVRR; this is encoded by the exons ATGCCGGCGTATTTTCAAAGGCCAGAGAATGCTCTGAAACGAGCGAACG AGTTTCTTGAGGTTGGCAAGAAGCAGCCAGCTTTGGATGTTTTGTACGATGTCATCAAGAGCAAGAAACATCGAACATGGCAGAAGATCCACGAGCCCATCATGCTCAAATACCTGGAGCTCTGCGTGGATCTTCGCAAGAGCCACCTGGCCAAGGAGGGTCTCTACCAGTACAAGAACATCTGTCAGCAG GTGAATATCAAATCTCTGGAGGATGTGGTAAGGGCTTACCTGAAGCTGGCTGAGGAGAAGACTGAGACAGCCAAGGGTGAGTCCCAGCAGATGGTCCTGGACATCGAGGATCTGGACAACATCCAGACTCCTGAAAG TGTTCTCCTGAGTGCTGTGAGTGGAGAGGACACTCAGGATCGTACTGATCGCCTGCTGCTCACTCCCTGGGTGAAGTTCCTGTGGGAGTCCTACCGCCAGTGCCTGGACCTGCTGCGGAACAACTCCAAGGTGGAGCGCCTGTACCATGACATTGCCCAGCAAG CATTTAAGTTCTGCCTTCAGTACACTCGTAAAGCAGAATTTCGCAAGCTGTGCGACAACCTGCGTATGCATCTGGGTCAGATCCAGCGCCACCACAACCAGAGCACTGCCATCAACCTGAACAACCCTGAAAGTCAGTCTATGCACCTGGAGACGCGTCTGGTGCAGCTGGACAGCGCCATTAGCATGGAGCTCTGGCAG GAAGCATTCAAGGCGGTTGAAGACATCCATGGCCTCTTTGCTCTTTCTAAGAAGCCTCCCAAACCCCAGCTGATGGCCAACTACTACAACAAGGTGTCTACAGTGTTCTGGAAATCTGGCAATGCTCTCTTCCACGCCTGCACCCTCCACCGGCTTTATCACCTCTCAAGGGAAATGCGTAAGAATCTGACCCAAGATGAGATGCAGAG GATGTCCACCAGAGTCCTCCTGGCCACACTGTCTATTCCCATCACCCCCGAGCGCACTGACATTGCTCGGCTGCTGGACATGGATGGCATCATTGTAGAAAAACACCGCAGGCTGGCTACCCTCCTGGGCCTGCAGTCTCCGCCGACCCGGCAGAGTCTCATCAATGATATG GTGAGATTTAACTTGCTGCAGTATGTTGTACCTGACATAAAAGAACTTTACAACTGGATTGAAGTAGACTTTCATCCTCTGAAGCTGTGCGGAAGAGTGACCAAG GTGTTGAACTGGGTGAGAGACCAAGCTGAGAAGGAGGCTGATCTGCAGCAGTATGTCCCTCACTTGCAGAGTAATACCATCCTGAGGCTCCTGCAACAG GTTGCACAGATCTATCAAAGCATTGAGTTCACCCGTCTGGCCTCCCTGGTTCCATTTGTGGACGCCTTCCAGCTGGAGCGCTCCATTGTAGATGCTGCCCGCCACTGTGATCTGCAG GTCCGTATAGACCACAGCACTCGAACTCTGAGCTTTGGCTCTGACCTGAACTACTCGACCAAAGAGGATGCCCCTGTTGGTCCTTTCCTGCAGAACATGCCCTCAGAGCAGATACGGAACCAGCTGACTGCCATGTCGGCTTCCTTGGCCAAGGCCATCCAAGTCATCAGGCCTGCCTCCATCCTG CAAGAGCGTGAGGAGCAGAACCAGCTGGCCATCGCCGCCTATCTGAAAAATGCTCGCAAGGATCACCAGCGCATCCTGGCTCGTAGACAGACCATTGAGGAGCGTAAGGAGCGCCTGGAGAGCCTGAACATTCAGCGTGAGAAGGAGGAGCTGGAGCAGCGGGAAGCTGAGATGCAGAAGGTACGcaaggctgaggaggagcgtcTGCGCCAGGAGGccaaagagagggagaaggagcgCATCATGCAGGAGCACGAGCAGATCAAGAAGAAGACGGTCCGTGAACGGCTGGAGCAGATCAAGAAGACTGAACTTGGAGCCAAGGCCTTCAAggatatcgatattgag GACCTGGAGGAGCTGGATCCTGACTTCATCATGGCCAAACAGGTGGAGCAgctagagaaggagaagaaggaaCTTCAGGAGCGTCTGAAGAACCAGGAGAAGAAG aTTGACTACTTTGAGAGGGCAAAACGTCTCGAGGAGATTCCTCTTATCAAAAAGGCTTATGAGGAGCAGCGCATCAAGGACATGGAACTATGGGAGCtccaggaggaagagagg ATCAGTAACATGAAAGTTGAACGGGAGAAGGCTTTGGAGCACAAGAAGCGAATGTTCAGGATGTTGGAGGACAAAGAAAACTTCTTGTCCAAAATAACTGCTGCTCGTAGCTTCATTTATGAG GAAAAACTGAAAGCTTTCCAGGAGCGCTtggtggaggagaggaagaagcgCCTGGAAGAAAGGAAGAAGCAGCGCAAGGAGGACAGGCGTAACGCTTTTTACCGTCAAAAGGAGGAAGATGCACAGCGTATCCATGAAGAGCAGCTCAAGAAAG AGCGGGAGGACCGTGAACGCCTGGAACAAGAGCAgcgggaggaggaagagagggagtaCCAGGAGCGTCTACGCAAACTCGAGGAGCAGGAGCGGAAGCAGCGCGCTCGTCAACAGGAGATCGAGGAGCGAGAACGGCGTCGTGAGGAGGAGAAAAGGGTCCCCCCAGAGGAGAAAGTCAAG GATTGGGGTGAGAATGAGAAGCAGAttgagaaggaggaaggaggaggaggaggaggatggaggaggcgCACGGAGGGAGGCGAATCAGAGTGGCGTCGTTCTGTGCCTGACAA GGAGTGGAGGCAGGAGGGCCGTGAGGATGACAAagaggagcgagagagagaggggcccTTCAGGCGAGGAGAAGGTTTACGCAGGGGCGGAGATGACCGAGGCGGCCGTCGGGGCTTTGATGACGACAGAGGCCCACGCCGTGGCGGTGACGATGACCGTCCTCTACGCAGAGGGATGGACGAGGACCGTGGTCCACGTAGAGGCTTTGATGATGACCGCGGCCCAAGGAGGGGCGGAGACGATGACCGTGGTCCACGTAGAGGCTTTGATGACGACCGCGGCCCCAGGCGTGGCTTTGATGATGACAGAGGTTCCCGTAGAGGCACGGACGACTCCTGGGGTCCCCGAAGAGGAGGAGATGATGACCGAGGTGGAAGGAGAGGCATGGATGATGGGCCAAGGCGTGGTGGCGATGACCTCAAACCCTGGAAGCCCCTGGGCAGGCCTGGTAAGCCTGCAGCCATTCAGCTGCTAATAAGTGATAGAGATAATATAGGTAATG GTGGCTGGCGTGAGCGAGAGAAGGCCCGAGAGGACAGCTGGGGTCCTCCCCGTGATGCCAGCGAGGAAAGAGACGATGCCGAAAGAGAGGGAAAATCCAGAGACAGCTTGAGAGACAGTCGTCCAGTCAG AGAGGAGAATACCTGGAGGAGGGCAGgcacagaggaaggaggaagcGCCTGGAGAGACTCTCGCAAAGAGGACACCGACCGAGACGATCGTCGTGGTGGCGAGCGCCGTGGTGGCGAGCGCCGGGATGACCGTGAACTCAGACCCCCACCCAGAGATCAGGATGAAG GAGGTTGGCGTCGTGGAGGTGTGGAGAAGCTGGAGGAGAAGCCCAGAAGCAGCGATAGGGAGCCGGAGCCTGAGCTTGATGGAGAAAAGGGCTGGCGTTCTGACAAAGACAACCCTCGTCGCATCAAGAACGAAACCGATGATGATGGCTGGACCACTGTCCGCCGCTGA